A part of Sulfurimonas sp. HSL-1716 genomic DNA contains:
- the grpE gene encoding nucleotide exchange factor GrpE: MSNENMNEETPQENEGIEASEEVTEELSEIERLHNENAQLKDKYARVHADFDNIKKRLEREKYQAVDYANEKFARDLIPVIDALDMAISATKNADLATEELLEKLKEGIELTMKQFLTTLEKHGVTAVSHEEEFDPNIHNAVQKVDSDEHESGAIVQTFQTGYRYKDRPLRDAMVIVAN; encoded by the coding sequence ATGTCTAATGAAAATATGAATGAAGAAACACCCCAGGAAAATGAGGGGATCGAGGCTTCAGAAGAGGTCACAGAAGAGCTTAGTGAAATTGAGCGTCTTCATAACGAAAACGCTCAATTAAAAGATAAGTACGCAAGAGTACATGCAGATTTTGATAATATTAAAAAACGTTTAGAGCGTGAGAAGTATCAAGCGGTTGATTATGCGAATGAAAAATTCGCAAGGGACCTCATCCCGGTGATCGATGCTTTGGATATGGCGATCTCGGCAACTAAAAATGCCGACCTTGCCACCGAAGAGCTCTTAGAAAAGCTCAAAGAGGGAATCGAACTGACAATGAAGCAGTTTCTTACCACTTTGGAAAAACACGGTGTTACGGCAGTGAGCCACGAAGAGGAGTTTGATCCAAACATCCACAATGCGGTTCAAAAAGTCGACAGTGACGAACATGAAAGCGGAGCGATCGTACAGACCTTTCAAACAGGTTACAGATACAAAGACCGCCCGTTACGTGATGCGATGGTCATAGTAGCAAATTAA
- the dnaK gene encoding molecular chaperone DnaK, whose translation MSKVIGIDLGTTNSCVAVYEGGEAKIIPNKEGKNTTPSVVAFTDKGDVLVGDPAKRQAITNPDKTISSVKRIMGLMMDEDKAKEAHDKVTYKIVSKDGMAAVDVAGKVYTPQEISAKILTKLKEDAESYLGSKVTDAVITVPAYFNDAQRKATKDAGTIAGLNVLRIINEPTASALAYGLESKADENVLVYDLGGGTFDVTTLEISDGTFEVLSTDGNAFLGGDDFDNKIVDFLAAEFKNDNGIDLKNDKMALQRLKDAAESAKKELSSAQETEINLPFITADATGPKHLVVKLTRAKFEGMIETLVKETISHIKTAMKDADLSNGDVKEIIMVGGSTRVPLAQKMVSEYFGGKELNKGVNPDEVVAAGAAIQGGVLRGDVKDVLLLDVTPLSLGIETLGGVATKIIEKGTTIPVKKSQVFSTAEDNQPAVTISVVQGEREFAKDNKSLGLFELSNIPAAPRGVPQIEVTFDIDANGILTVSAKDKGTGTEQKITITGSTGLSEEEINQMVQDAESHKAEDEKRKALVDLRNQADALIAQTEKSMTEMGDKLDAEEKVKIEKAIEELKATLKDENSTKEQIEEKVKALTEVSHKMAEQMYKQENQGAEAAQEAKKADDDVIDAEIE comes from the coding sequence ATGTCAAAAGTAATTGGAATTGACTTAGGAACAACAAACTCTTGTGTCGCTGTTTATGAGGGCGGCGAAGCAAAAATCATCCCAAACAAAGAGGGAAAAAATACTACTCCTTCAGTTGTTGCTTTCACAGACAAAGGCGACGTACTTGTAGGTGATCCTGCAAAACGTCAAGCGATCACAAATCCTGACAAGACCATCTCGTCTGTTAAGAGAATCATGGGTCTTATGATGGATGAAGACAAAGCAAAAGAAGCACACGATAAAGTTACATACAAGATTGTAAGCAAAGACGGTATGGCTGCAGTCGATGTTGCCGGGAAAGTATACACTCCTCAAGAGATCTCTGCTAAGATCCTTACGAAATTAAAAGAGGATGCAGAGAGCTATCTGGGATCAAAAGTAACCGATGCGGTCATCACCGTTCCCGCTTACTTCAACGATGCACAGCGTAAAGCGACAAAAGATGCAGGGACTATAGCGGGACTTAACGTTCTACGTATCATAAACGAGCCTACCGCTTCTGCACTGGCTTACGGTCTAGAGAGCAAAGCTGATGAAAACGTTCTTGTTTACGACCTTGGAGGCGGAACGTTCGACGTTACGACTCTAGAGATCAGTGACGGAACTTTCGAGGTTCTTTCAACTGACGGAAATGCGTTCTTAGGCGGAGACGACTTTGATAACAAGATCGTTGATTTCCTGGCAGCTGAGTTTAAAAATGACAACGGAATAGACCTTAAAAACGACAAAATGGCTCTTCAACGTCTAAAAGATGCTGCAGAAAGCGCGAAAAAAGAGCTTTCTTCTGCTCAAGAGACTGAGATCAACCTACCGTTCATTACAGCAGACGCAACTGGTCCTAAACACCTTGTTGTGAAACTTACTCGTGCGAAGTTCGAGGGTATGATCGAAACTCTTGTAAAAGAGACTATCAGCCACATCAAAACAGCTATGAAAGATGCAGATCTATCTAACGGTGACGTAAAAGAGATTATCATGGTCGGCGGTTCTACTCGTGTTCCGCTTGCTCAAAAAATGGTTTCTGAGTACTTCGGAGGCAAAGAGCTTAACAAAGGTGTTAACCCGGATGAAGTTGTTGCTGCGGGTGCTGCTATTCAAGGCGGTGTTTTAAGAGGAGACGTTAAAGACGTTCTTCTTCTTGACGTTACTCCGCTTTCACTCGGTATCGAGACACTTGGCGGTGTTGCAACTAAAATCATCGAAAAAGGTACGACTATCCCTGTTAAGAAATCTCAAGTTTTCTCAACAGCAGAAGACAACCAGCCGGCTGTTACGATCTCCGTTGTACAGGGTGAGCGTGAGTTTGCAAAAGACAATAAATCTTTAGGTCTTTTCGAACTTTCTAACATTCCGGCTGCTCCGCGCGGTGTACCTCAGATCGAAGTTACTTTTGACATCGATGCAAACGGTATCTTAACCGTTAGCGCAAAAGACAAAGGTACAGGTACTGAACAAAAAATTACTATTACGGGAAGCACAGGGCTTAGCGAAGAAGAGATCAATCAAATGGTTCAAGATGCTGAAAGCCACAAAGCTGAAGATGAAAAACGCAAAGCGCTTGTTGACCTTCGCAACCAGGCAGATGCACTTATCGCTCAGACTGAGAAGTCTATGACTGAGATGGGTGACAAGCTCGATGCAGAAGAAAAAGTCAAAATCGAAAAAGCTATCGAAGAACTAAAAGCAACGCTTAAAGATGAAAACTCTACAAAAGAGCAGATCGAAGAGAAAGTAAAAGCATTGACAGAAGTGAGCCATAAAATGGCAGAGCAGATGTACAAACAAGAAAATCAAGGCGCAGAAGCGGCACAAGAAGCTAAAAAAGCCGATGACGACGTTATCGACGCAGAGATAGAATAA
- a CDS encoding APC family permease gives MGFLEAFSIGVGGMVGGGIFAVLGLTIDLSRGGAPVAFIIAGILALVTAYSYVKLSLRYPSEGGTIEFIVQAFGNRLFSSIINNLLLISYVIMLALYAYAFGSYGAVLSGHSSLWVHKVLSSGIILFFVFINILGALLTGRAEDVMVFIKIIILLVFAGAGLLSVDWTHMAPHNWMPLPSVAAGGFMIFLAYEGFELIANTARDVRDPQINLPRAYYASVIFVILLYIVISAVAVGNLSFAEAKSAQDYVLAKAAEPFFGQAGFVFISIAALLSTASAINATIYGSGRISYIVAKLGELPAEFETKIKHGYEGMVIIGILAVIFTTLFNLDNISVAGSMGFLIVFGLVNLANFRLYKQTGSNRFVPLTGALFCTGAAITLITYTAKNSPDSLGSSLVVLFGVLIFSYLYNHLKGKKLSAYIDKELEREERFLKKLL, from the coding sequence ATAGGTTTTTTAGAAGCATTCAGCATAGGTGTCGGAGGGATGGTAGGCGGAGGAATCTTCGCCGTTTTGGGGCTTACCATCGACCTTTCGCGCGGAGGAGCTCCCGTAGCATTTATAATTGCCGGAATACTGGCACTCGTCACCGCCTATTCCTACGTAAAGCTGTCTCTTCGCTATCCAAGCGAAGGCGGAACCATCGAGTTTATCGTTCAGGCTTTTGGAAACAGACTTTTCTCATCGATCATCAATAATCTTCTGCTTATAAGTTACGTCATCATGCTGGCTCTTTATGCCTACGCTTTTGGAAGCTACGGAGCTGTTTTGTCCGGTCATAGTTCCCTATGGGTGCATAAAGTACTCTCGTCGGGCATTATTTTATTTTTTGTGTTTATAAACATCCTCGGCGCACTCTTGACAGGTAGGGCGGAAGACGTTATGGTTTTTATTAAGATAATCATACTTCTTGTATTTGCCGGTGCCGGCCTTTTAAGTGTCGATTGGACGCATATGGCACCGCACAACTGGATGCCTCTTCCCTCCGTTGCAGCAGGCGGATTTATGATCTTTCTTGCATATGAGGGTTTTGAGCTTATAGCAAACACCGCAAGGGATGTCAGAGATCCGCAGATAAATCTTCCGCGTGCATACTATGCATCTGTCATATTTGTCATCTTGCTCTACATAGTCATCTCGGCCGTGGCAGTCGGAAATCTGAGCTTTGCAGAAGCCAAAAGCGCACAGGATTACGTCCTGGCAAAAGCCGCCGAACCCTTTTTCGGTCAAGCAGGATTCGTCTTTATCTCTATCGCTGCCCTGCTTTCGACGGCGTCTGCCATCAACGCTACCATCTATGGAAGCGGAAGGATAAGCTACATAGTCGCAAAGCTCGGCGAACTCCCTGCGGAGTTTGAAACAAAGATAAAGCACGGATATGAAGGGATGGTTATCATAGGAATATTGGCTGTCATTTTCACAACGCTTTTTAATCTGGACAACATTTCTGTCGCGGGAAGTATGGGATTTCTTATCGTTTTCGGACTTGTCAATCTGGCAAATTTCAGACTGTATAAGCAAACCGGATCAAATCGCTTTGTCCCTCTGACAGGTGCTTTGTTTTGTACCGGTGCAGCTATCACTCTCATAACGTATACCGCTAAAAACTCTCCCGATTCGCTAGGCAGCAGCCTCGTTGTTTTGTTCGGCGTACTGATATTTAGCTATCTGTACAATCATCTAAAAGGTAAAAAGCTCTCGGCTTATATAGACAAAGAGCTTGAACGTGAAGAACGTTTCCTTAAAAAGCTGCTGTAA
- a CDS encoding phosphoribosyltransferase family protein, translated as MRCILCERLSFTHICFSCEEKFLTPSLFKRKILDGIEVFSFYKYNDIKDLIHTKHTDLGYYVYSALAKLTFKKFSSEFVFDENTAGICIDDRVKNGYSHTAVLNKALKSRYITPRYAKLRSNNDITYSGKTKEYRLNNPRDFELKEFKEKNVILVDDIITTGLTLTQGCNALRDKGKEILFCLTLADAGE; from the coding sequence ATGCGCTGCATATTGTGTGAGAGGCTCTCCTTCACACATATCTGCTTCTCCTGTGAAGAAAAATTCTTAACGCCTTCTCTTTTTAAACGAAAAATCCTTGACGGCATCGAAGTCTTCTCCTTTTACAAATACAATGATATAAAAGATCTGATCCATACCAAACATACCGATTTGGGATACTACGTCTACTCCGCTCTTGCAAAACTCACTTTTAAAAAATTTTCCTCCGAGTTTGTCTTTGATGAAAATACAGCAGGTATATGCATCGACGACAGAGTAAAAAACGGCTATTCGCATACTGCAGTCTTGAATAAAGCTTTAAAAAGCAGATATATAACGCCTAGGTATGCAAAGCTTCGCTCGAACAACGATATAACCTATTCCGGCAAAACAAAAGAGTACAGACTAAACAATCCGAGAGATTTTGAACTAAAAGAGTTTAAAGAAAAAAATGTTATCTTGGTCGATGATATTATTACGACGGGCTTGACGCTTACTCAAGGCTGCAACGCTCTTAGAGATAAAGGAAAAGAGATTTTATTTTGCCTTACTCTTGCTGATGCAGGCGAATAA
- a CDS encoding MerR family transcriptional regulator has translation MEYKISQLVSMTGMPKSTILYYIREGMLPEAKKIKSNVHVYNDEHLELIKYIKYMKNSIGSSNDDIKIALKNKNSSLATSFTMIEPLMNTLSLVSKNDRFYTKEEFIGSFKINEKLLDKLIDDGLIVSLHDDRFTEKDVIIIRLVESFEQVGLQYEILKQYMLHAKEISKLERKMQEQLCKVRTDDNFTTLWEIMFDTLFKAKEYVFNRYTYKTFLKAIMEDKFG, from the coding sequence ATGGAATACAAAATATCGCAGCTCGTCTCGATGACAGGCATGCCAAAATCTACGATACTGTACTATATCAGAGAGGGTATGCTGCCAGAAGCAAAGAAGATAAAGTCAAACGTACATGTCTATAACGACGAACATCTTGAATTGATCAAATATATCAAATATATGAAAAACAGTATAGGCAGCAGCAATGATGACATCAAGATAGCGTTAAAAAATAAAAACAGCTCTTTGGCAACGTCGTTTACGATGATAGAACCGTTGATGAATACGCTGAGTCTGGTTTCAAAAAATGATAGATTTTACACCAAAGAGGAGTTTATCGGCAGTTTTAAGATTAACGAAAAACTTTTAGACAAACTCATAGACGATGGTTTGATCGTATCGCTTCACGATGACCGGTTCACGGAAAAAGATGTCATTATTATCAGACTGGTCGAGTCGTTCGAACAGGTAGGGTTACAGTACGAGATACTTAAACAGTATATGCTTCATGCAAAGGAGATAAGCAAGTTGGAGCGAAAGATGCAAGAACAGCTTTGCAAAGTGCGGACCGATGATAACTTTACGACTCTTTGGGAGATCATGTTTGATACGCTTTTCAAAGCTAAGGAGTATGTGTTTAACAGGTATACGTATAAAACATTTTTAAAAGCGATAATGGAAGATAAGTTTGGGTAA